The genomic segment ATCCGTAAATTTTACGGCATTATTTACCAGATTAGTCAGGATCTGTCCTAAACGAACGGGATCGACATATATCACACAATCATTCATAAAACCGCTTTCATCCAGCAAAATCGTCACCTTTTCCTTATGGCGGGCAATCAGGGATGTCTCAAAAAACACCTGTACCTCTCTCATCAAGTTATTGATATTCAACATAGCCGGATGAATACTCATTTGCCTGGCTTCTATTTTTGCAACATCAATAATGTCATCGATCAGCTTTACAAGTTGAGCGCTGCTGTTCTTAATGATGTTGATATATTCCCTTCTTCGTTCGGGAGAAAGTTCGTCGTCGGCAAGAAATCCCAAAAACCCATTGATCCCATTTACCGGAGTCCTTATCTCGTGCGACATATTAGCTAAGAAGGCAGATTTCAGCTTATCAGATTCTTCTGCTTTCTCTTTTGCCCTGATTAACTCCACTTCATCTTTTTTTCGTTCGGTAATATCCATCAGATATTCCATATATACTTTACGGCCATCTATCCAATTTATAACTGTTTCAGTACATGCATACCATTTCTTTGTATTCGGGCTCCAGTATTCCTTGGACAACAATCCTTCCGGGTATTTTTCTTTGTCTTTCAATGAAATGTTAGGACGAAAATCAACAGGAGAACGTTTATTGTAGGACATTTGCATCCACTGTTTTCCCTCAATCCGGTCATCCCCTATTTGTTCTTTTAGTTTTTTATTGGCGAACAGTATTTCATCTGTATCATAATCGACCACATATATGCTTGCATTGATATTATCCAGTACTGTATGAATTGTTTGCCGGGATTGCCGCAACGCTTTTTCTGCCCAGTTACGAAGAATGCTTTCCGATACAATCTGGGAAAGATGTTGCAACAGGTTTATCTCCCATGGTTCCCATTCCCTGTTTTGGAAACAATCTTCAAAACCGATAAATCCGTAATTGATCCCGTTATTGACCAAAGGCAATACCATAATCGATTTGATCCCTTGTGTTACCAACACATCGTATGTATCTCCGGGTAAATTACTGATATCCGGCTCACAGATATAACTTCCCGATTCGAAGACATCAAACCAATATTGCACGGCACCTGGGGATGCGTCCTGTAAATAATCGATCTGCGGATCTACTCCTTCATTACACCATTCATAATTATTCCGGAGCGTTTTTCCCTTATCTGTCTTTACAAATGTATACACCCGGCTAATATTCAAAAAACGGCCGATTTTTTCCAATGCTTTGTTGATGGCATCTTCCAGATTTTCGGAAAATTGCACTATCTGCAAAATATCGATCAGCTCAGCCTGCTTTAAGCTGATTTTTTCCAATTCAAATTCTGTACTTTTTCTTTTGGAAATGTCTATCATGAACCCTTCCCATACTTCTTCTTTAGTATCCAATATACGTTTTGATGCACGAATATGTATCCATTTTTCCTCGCCCGCACCTAATTTTACCAGTGACTCCATGTGCAGTAAGCTTTCTTTACACCGAAGAAAAAAATAATCATACAATTGATCCCGGGCATCCTGCTGAAACATCCCGAATAAAGATTTTCCGGAGTCCATCACCTGATGAGAATCAAGTCCAAACATATCTACCACGGTATCACTAATGAATAAAAATTGGATATTCTTACTTTTCATATCAACAGCCAGTTGAAAAATAATACCTCCGGATAAGTTATTACTGAGGGATATCAGCTGTTCCCGGCTATCTTTTAGTTCCCGGTTTTTTTGTTCCACCATCTGTTCCAGATGATTGCGATAATGCTCCAATTCCTTTGAGGTCTTACGCTCTTTTGTAAAATCATGGGTTATGATACCGATGAAGTAACGATCCGCCAGGGCAATAGGAAATATAGAGGCCTTTATATATTTCTCTTTTCCATCGGGCATCAATAATATCCTTTCTTCAATAATCGGTTGGTTTTTTTTTATATTTCTTAAGTATGCCTGTCTCTCATCCTTCATATGATACCACATCTTTTTCGTTTGTCCTTCATTAGGTAAACGACTGAATATCAAATCCCACTCATATTGATCAATGGCTTCTTCCTTTCTTATACCCGTAAGTTCGACCTGTTTATCATTCCATTCAATTACTTTTCCTTCATGGTCAATGATCACAATACCTTCGAGGGACTGTTCTATAAAATTCTTCCTGATTTTTTCACTATTTTCCAATTGTTGCATTAGCATTTTACGTCTCTTTACCTCTTCCTCCAATTGTTGGTTTTTCACATAAAGTTCCTCATTCGTAGCGTGTAATTCTTCATTAGTAGCATACAACTCCTCGTTGGTAGCGGCAAGCTCTTGATTTACAGTGACCAATTCTTCATTGGTTGACTTTAATTCTTCAGACCTCTCTTTTACCAGGATTTCTAGTTTTTTCCGGTAGACATCCAATTCTGCCTCAAATTCCTTCCGTTCTGTTATGTCGGATACAAAGCCGTCGGAAATGACCTTCTTTTTTTCTTTATGGGGATGTGAAGACAACTGTAACCACCTGATATCATTTTTGCCGAAAAAAAATCTGAATTCCTGATGAATGGTGGTAAGGTTTTTAAAGCTTTCTTTGATTTCTTCCATAAGTCCCGGAGCATCTTCAGGATAAATCACTTCAAAGACCTGGGAGATATTGCCCAACGAATCTTCCACAGAAAGATTCGTTAATTTTTTCCAGGTACTGCTTAAATAGGTCAGTGTAATTTCCTGTGTTTTTTCATCTAACTCGCATCTGATCAAAGCCCCATTAGGCAGATTGTCACCAATGGCTTGTAGCCGGTCACGTTCTGCAATTAATTCATGTTGAGTTTTTCTCAAATCATCCGAATGACTCATTTCATTGGAATTCCCGCTTACTAATGTTTTCACTTCCTCCGTTGATCTCATATTTATAACCGATAATTTATGATATAACATAAATGAACTGATCAAGTCGTTTCATTTATGTTATAAACACTCATTGTACCACTTTGGTTTTCGATATTGTTCAATTAAATAGGAAAATACTTCTTGTTCGATATGAGTAGTCATTCCCGAATTCTTCCCTATAAGAAAACCAGTATATCCCGTTATGATGGATGAAGTAACGGCTTTTTATACCACAATATTTTTTATTGGTTCCAATAATTCCGTTCTTTGTTGTTCTACGACAACAAAATGAGAAAGAGTACTTTCTTTTGTCTCTTTTCACAGAAAAAAAGATAAGCAGTCAATAACAATGATATCTGTCTTATTTTGATGCTCCTGTTTGATTTAACAAACCTTCAATGTAGTAGAATCTATAAAACTGATTCCTGTTCAACTACCCATCCGACAGTTCTTCAAAAAAACCAAAAGAGCTGTACCCGTCATTAGGGCTCAATAAAAAGGTTATAGGAGACTGTTTGAAGGAAATAAGATTGGCAATGCCCTCAGGATGTGGCTCTCCATGGTTTGATAAAATAATAGCAGAATATCTGTTAAATAGAAAATATCCACTGAATCAGACTTCATATCAGATAAGACTTTATCGTATACATCTTAAAATAACCAACTTAAAATACAAAAACCTTCCCTGTTTTTCAAATAAAATCTTAACATTTTACATCGAGCTCAAGTATTATTTCCGTTTCCGCTAGTTAATGCCTGAAATCACTTACCATTTTTTGGCAATAGTGGTCCCCTCATTGTAACAGGGAACCAGTAAACATATTTTTGTCATATCTTGGTTATACCACATCATATCCTTCTTCCCACCTGTTTAGCATTTCCGGAATCAACTCCGGCGGATGTTGCAAATCGACGTCCATGGTAATGACACTTTCACCCCAGCTATATCCAATACAGCTTTCAATGCATTATGGTGACCAAAGTTACGTGAAAAAGAAAGGTAGCCGATCTTCTTTTCTCGAAAGGTTACTTGTTGCAATACTTTTAATGTACCATCAACACTTTCGTCGTTAACAAAGTTGATCTCGAATTCATACTCAGCGGGAAGATTGTCATCCAAAGTATCCTGTAAAGGATGTAATGTATATTAGATAATTCATTATAAACAGGTATAACGATAGATATTTTTCCCTGTTGTGTTTTCACCGGATAGTTTGGAAAATATACCTTTTGATGTTCGTTTTCTGTCCCGACAGAAAAAGAATAAACGATAGTCTGCCGATGATCTGTTCCTCAGAGATAAGTCCGAAATGCCGGCTGTCTATCGAATTATCCCGATTATCGCCCATCACGAAGTATTCGCGGTGGCCATCCTGTGCTTCGGGAATCAATACAGGACCATAATCATTCCATGTCCAGCCTTCCGGCTGCAACAGTGTGTCGTTCCTTATCCCCGGCACAACTCCTGGCACATCGTCTTTTTGCCCGGAGTTGATACGGATTTTTCCTGCACGTATTTCCAGTTGCTCTCCCGGAAGGCCAACCACACGCTTTACCAATTGCCCCTCGCCGGGTCGAATGAATACCACTATATCATTACGCCTGATGTCGGCATAACCTGGCACGCGACGGTAAGGCCAACTACGGTTCCTGTCGGCCTCGCGGATGTCCTCATTCCATGTGAGGACATTCACAATGGGAATATCGGCAATGCTGCGCGGAAAACGTGCACCGTAGCGAAGCTTGTTTACAACAACCCAGTCTCCTATGGTAAGAGTGTGTTCCATACTCTTACCGGAAACACGTACCGGCTCGAACACAAGCAGACGTAACAGAACAACAGTAGCCAATCCTATCAGGCACCAAAGAACGATCTTTTTGGCCGGGACACGTTCGACACTTGAAGTTTTGTCGACTTGCCGGGCCTTTGAGACCTGGAAACTATTCTTCATCAAAAACCACAACGTACTGCCCGTAAGCGTTGCACCCAGCAGCATGAACGGCATATGCCACACGATGTGGTTCATGTGGGTGTGCAGGTACGAATGTCCCTTGAAAATAATAAACCATGACAAGGGCGCCAGCAACGATACCCAAAGCATGGCAGTAAGAGCCAGTTGCTGCCTAAAGAATGCAGAGTTTTGCCGGATGGTTTTGGACAAAAAAACGACCAAACTGACCCCTGCAAACAACACGATACAGTATCCAAAACTGATAGAACTTAACATTTTCCAAAGAGGAGACCCAAACCAGTGGGATATATCGAGGGCAAATCCATTCCAGTAGGCAGCCAAAACATCCCACTGACTACTGTTCTGACTTTCAATGAATACAGGATCAAATGCTCCACCTCCGCCGTACGAGCGTTTACCAAAACTCCAAACTATGTATCGGAAGCCTTCGCCCAACGATCCCATCACAACCGACAACTGCAATGTCAGCAATGCTATTGCTGACATTACTGCCGTCAGTGTGCCGCACGAAGCGACAACTGCCTGCCTGAGAAATTGCCGCCAGCCCCATCTGTCTGCAACGGCATAAAATACCCATGGAGTAACAGCCATGATCATTGCTGTAGTTATATATTCAAAGCCTGTAAGCAGGCATTTGAGCAGCATAGTGACAAACATCAGCCAAAAGGTTACCCGCAGAGGATGTTTGCCCGCTGATTTATATTTTTGCAAATACCATAGTGCGCACACAAATGGCAAATAAAAAGCACCTAATACCCAAAAAAGATTCCTCCCGAAAGCCGTAACCCATTGCGAAAAGCAAATGGTGATCAACACAAAAAGAGCAGTTACCCAACCCCACCGGCATTGTACCCACATAACAAACAACGTAAACATGAATGCGGTGAAGACACTAACCAACCATTTAAAATAGTCCAATGCAGGATCGCCACTTAGCCCCGTTGCAAAACATATCAATCCATATACAAAAGATTGAAATGCTGATTGAGAATAATACGCCTCATAAGATTCAAAGCTATATAAATTTTGGAATGCTTCGTATTGATACCAATATGGATTTACCCCTTCTTGTGTAGGTTCAATTCTTCCCAAAAAACCGCTATGTGAAAAAACACCGTCTCGTTCAGACAGGATAAGTCTTCCAACAACCAAACTTTCACTATCATACTGAAAATTGTTGAAAAAACTTGCACTCCCCACAATGTTTAATTTGAAATTAAGTGTGAGAATAACAAGAATACAAAAAAAGAAACAGCTTTTACTGTATTTCATGTTCATCTTCTTCCTTATTTTCAATCGTTTCTTCTTCTGGTGTTTCTTTTTGATAGTCTTCTCTCTGTTGTAAAAGATGATGCAACTTAGTTTTCAGGCTTTTATTATCATGCCATACCTGAGTTCTTTGATATGATTGAAAATTCAAAAAAAGAAACCATATTAATCCGCATATTGTTAGGATGATCCGCATTTTTGGCCTTTTTTCCCAAATAACAACAAGATACCAAACTATAATAAAAAAAATACCCGGCAAGGCGAGATAAACATAGCGGTCGGCTATAATGTTGATGCGCGACAAGGGGACAATATGCAACATCAAAGCAATGTGTATCAAAAACCACAACATGCCCAACCACACAGGACGTTGCTTCCAATATTTCCATAGTCCCAAACCTATCATCAGCAAAAATACCGGATATATCCAAAACCTTAAAGGGAGCGGTTCTCCGACTAACATTGGAAAAGGATAGATATAGAAAAGATTGACCGGAAT from the Bacteroidales bacterium genome contains:
- a CDS encoding PAS domain S-box protein yields the protein MRSTEEVKTLVSGNSNEMSHSDDLRKTQHELIAERDRLQAIGDNLPNGALIRCELDEKTQEITLTYLSSTWKKLTNLSVEDSLGNISQVFEVIYPEDAPGLMEEIKESFKNLTTIHQEFRFFFGKNDIRWLQLSSHPHKEKKKVISDGFVSDITERKEFEAELDVYRKKLEILVKERSEELKSTNEELVTVNQELAATNEELYATNEELHATNEELYVKNQQLEEEVKRRKMLMQQLENSEKIRKNFIEQSLEGIVIIDHEGKVIEWNDKQVELTGIRKEEAIDQYEWDLIFSRLPNEGQTKKMWYHMKDERQAYLRNIKKNQPIIEERILLMPDGKEKYIKASIFPIALADRYFIGIITHDFTKERKTSKELEHYRNHLEQMVEQKNRELKDSREQLISLSNNLSGGIIFQLAVDMKSKNIQFLFISDTVVDMFGLDSHQVMDSGKSLFGMFQQDARDQLYDYFFLRCKESLLHMESLVKLGAGEEKWIHIRASKRILDTKEEVWEGFMIDISKRKSTEFELEKISLKQAELIDILQIVQFSENLEDAINKALEKIGRFLNISRVYTFVKTDKGKTLRNNYEWCNEGVDPQIDYLQDASPGAVQYWFDVFESGSYICEPDISNLPGDTYDVLVTQGIKSIMVLPLVNNGINYGFIGFEDCFQNREWEPWEINLLQHLSQIVSESILRNWAEKALRQSRQTIHTVLDNINASIYVVDYDTDEILFANKKLKEQIGDDRIEGKQWMQMSYNKRSPVDFRPNISLKDKEKYPEGLLSKEYWSPNTKKWYACTETVINWIDGRKVYMEYLMDITERKKDEVELIRAKEKAEESDKLKSAFLANMSHEIRTPVNGINGFLGFLADDELSPERRREYINIIKNSSAQLVKLIDDIIDVAKIEARQMSIHPAMLNINNLMREVQVFFETSLIARHKEKVTILLDESGFMNDCVIYVDPVRLGQILTNLVNNAVKFTDKGYIRLSYRLKSSDTLEFLVEDTGIGIEKDQLDIIFERFRQVEMTSNRKYGGTGLGLTISKSMAQLMGGDLYVDSIPNEGSTFYFTITYIPIDKEDRDLFKTREEPENGDENRVTVLVVEPQMMKYEYYKDLLSLSGASVLYAGNSREWLDQVSQSEYIDVVMVNSAIFRKDDENIRHLDSIRENLPLVLIVNEQDDKELIRKVNCRKILKEPIRYSQIKEIIELADLYEK
- the lepB gene encoding signal peptidase I, which gives rise to MGRIEPTQEGVNPYWYQYEAFQNLYSFESYEAYYSQSAFQSFVYGLICFATGLSGDPALDYFKWLVSVFTAFMFTLFVMWVQCRWGWVTALFVLITICFSQWVTAFGRNLFWVLGAFYLPFVCALWYLQKYKSAGKHPLRVTFWLMFVTMLLKCLLTGFEYITTAMIMAVTPWVFYAVADRWGWRQFLRQAVVASCGTLTAVMSAIALLTLQLSVVMGSLGEGFRYIVWSFGKRSYGGGGAFDPVFIESQNSSQWDVLAAYWNGFALDISHWFGSPLWKMLSSISFGYCIVLFAGVSLVVFLSKTIRQNSAFFRQQLALTAMLWVSLLAPLSWFIIFKGHSYLHTHMNHIVWHMPFMLLGATLTGSTLWFLMKNSFQVSKARQVDKTSSVERVPAKKIVLWCLIGLATVVLLRLLVFEPVRVSGKSMEHTLTIGDWVVVNKLRYGARFPRSIADIPIVNVLTWNEDIREADRNRSWPYRRVPGYADIRRNDIVVFIRPGEGQLVKRVVGLPGEQLEIRAGKIRINSGQKDDVPGVVPGIRNDTLLQPEGWTWNDYGPVLIPEAQDGHREYFVMGDNRDNSIDSRHFGLISEEQIIGRLSFILFLSGQKTNIKRYIFQTIR